In a genomic window of Glycine max cultivar Williams 82 chromosome 13, Glycine_max_v4.0, whole genome shotgun sequence:
- the LOC100799406 gene encoding probable clathrin assembly protein At4g32285, whose amino-acid sequence MASSTIRKAIGVVKDQTSISIAKVAGNLAPDLEVLIVKATSHEQVPADEKYVREILTLTSLSRSYINASLVTISKRLNKTRDWIVAIKALLLVHRLLVDAHPAFEEEIVHSTRLGTSRILNMSDFRDDAHSNSWDQVGFVRVYSLYLDAKVDFVAYRRKLSGGVVESVEFRDEFGSAERERNEVTPVREMGAERVLKRLNRLLRMLDRVLGCRPSGAAKNNSLVLVALYQVVRDSFKLYAEVCDVLGVLLDRFTEMEYEHCVKAFDSYVSAAKMMDELVGFYGWCKDTGIARSSEYPDVQRITDKLLGTLEGFLKEMSCRPKSPERKLEVKVTVNESQPEADMNKVKALPAPETESFTPPPPMSVAQPNKIAPNSQKQTSDLVDLREDGVSADEQGNKLALALFSGAATVRTEGSWEAFPSNGESEVKSAWETPAAEAGKADWELALVENTSNLSRQKADLAGGFDPLLLNGMYDQGAVRQHVSTTQLSGGSASSVALPGPGKSATPVLALPAPDGTVQAVGPQDPFAASLTVPPPSYVQIADMERKQHLLVQEQQLWQQYGRDGMQGQLGLSRVAGAPGYYAPAPQPMMPYGMPQFGGIGQPGGYYPAPYY is encoded by the coding sequence ATGGCATCGAGCACGATCCGCAAGGCGATTGGCGTGGTCAAGGACCAAACCAGCATCAGCATTGCCAAAGTCGCCGGCAATTTGGCCCCCGACCTCGAGGTCTTAATCGTCAAAGCCACCAGCCACGAACAAGTCCCCGCCGATGAAAAATACGTCCGagaaatcctgacattgacgtCGCTTTCCAGAAGCTACATCAACGCTTCTCTCGTCACCATTTCCAAGAGGCTCAACAAGACTCGCGATTGGATCGTCGCCATCAAAGCCCTCTTGCTCGTTCACAGGCTCTTGGTCGACGCTCACCCCGCCTTCGAGGAGGAGATCGTGCACTCCACGCGCCTCGGCACCTCGAGGATTCTCAACATGTCCGACTTCAGAGACGACGCGCATTCCAACTCATGGGATCAAGTGGGTTTCGTTAGGGTTTACTCGCTGTATCTCGATGCGAAGGTTGATTTTGTGGCTTATAGGAGAAAATTAAGCGGCGGTGTTGTTGAATCTGTGGAGTTTAGGGATGAGTTTGGCTCTGCTGAGAGAGAGAGGAATGAGGTCACTCCTGTGAGGGAAATGGGAGCTGAGAGAGTTTTGAAGAGGTTGAACCGTTTGCTGCGGATGCTTGATCGTGTCTTGGGTTGTAGGCCCAGTGGTGCTGCCAAGAACAATAGTTTGGTGCTGGTTGCGCTTTACCAGGTTGTGAGGGATAGTTTTAAGCTTTATGCAGAGGTGTGTGATGTTTTAGGGGTGTTGTTGGATCGGTTCACCGAGATGGAGTATGAGCATTGTGTGAAGGCCTTTGATTCTTATGTTAGTGCTGCTAAGATGATGGATGAGTTGGTGGGGTTCTATGGTTGGTGTAAAGACACGGGAATTGCGAGGTCTTCTGAGTACCCTGATGTGCAGAGAATCACTGATAAGCTTTTGGGGACTCTTGAGGGTTTCTTGAAGGAGATGAGTTGTAGGCCAAAGAGTCCTGAGAGGAAGTTAGAAGTGAAGGTAACTGTGAATGAATCACAACCAGAGGCAGATATGAATAAGGTGAAGGCTCTTCCAGCACCTGAGACTGAGAGTTTTACACCTCCACCACCCATGTCGGTTGCACAGCCTAATAAGATAGCTCCCAATTCTCAAAAGCAGACGAGTGATTTGGTGGATCTAAGGGAAGATGGGGTTTCGGCGGATGAGCAAGGGAATAAGCTAGCTTTGGCATTGTTCTCTGGGGCTGCAACTGTGAGGACAGAAGGTTCCTGGGAGGCATTTCCATCAAATGGGGAATCTGAAGTGAAATCTGCATGGGAGACACCAGCTGCTGAAGCTGGGAAAGCAGATTGGGAATTGGCATTGGTGGAGAATACTAGTAACTTGTCAAGGCAAAAGGCTGACTTGGCAGGGGGGTTTGATCCACTGTTACTGAATGGGATGTATGATCAAGGGGCTGTGAGGCAACATGTGAGCACAACTCAGCTGAGTGGTGGGAGTGCTAGTAGTGTGGCACTGCCTGGACCCGGGAAGAGCGCCACCCCGGTTCTGGCTTTGCCTGCTCCGGATGGAACTGTTCAAGCTGTAGGGCCGCAGGATCCGTTTGCAGCATCACTGACGGTGCCGCCGCCTTCATACGTGCAAATAGCAGACATGGAGAGGAAGCAGCATTTGCTTGTGCAGGAACAACAGCTGTGGCAGCAGTATGGGAGGGATGGGATGCAAGGGCAATTGGGCTTGTCTAGAGTTGCTGGTGCTCCTGGTTACTATGCTCCTGCCCCGCAACCTATGATGCCTTATGGAATGCCACAATTTGGAGGCATTGGGCAACCTGGAGGCTATTACCCTGCACCTTATTATTGA